A genomic window from Periophthalmus magnuspinnatus isolate fPerMag1 chromosome 16, fPerMag1.2.pri, whole genome shotgun sequence includes:
- the cacng7b gene encoding voltage-dependent calcium channel gamma-7 subunit: MSSCSSRALTILSTVFGACGLLLVGVAVSTDYWLIMVEGIILQQNQSMEVKMALHSGLWRVCFVAGSENGRCVASEYFTEPDIEITTENTANILKMVRTATPFPMVSLLFVFTAFVISNIGHIRPQRTILAFVSGIFFILSGLSLVVGLVLYISSINDEVMNRPREPEQFFNYHYGWSFAFAASSFLLKEGAGVLSVYLFMKRYAEEEMYRPHPALYRPRMSESSDYSGQYLHPETTWPPPHPKRGRSTSEASSDISIQLNQTPPSAAKANLQQRGGQGAAATGSPPSASSSAGSYNIPTQSGGYPGTHTLPRGSHAQGQALPMAVPPSPVPPPHYHAHHIHMGASPC; this comes from the exons ATGAGTTCGTGCAGTAGCCGCGCCCTCACCATCCTGTCCACCGTGTTCGGGGCGTGCGGGCTGCTGCTGGTGGGCGTGGCCGTCTCCACCGACTACTGGCTCATCATGGTGGAGGGCATCATCCTGCAGCAGAACCAGAGCATGGAGGTGAAGATGGCGCTGCACTCGGGCCTGTGGAGGGTCTGCTTCGTGGCCG GATCAGAAAATGGACGGTGTGTCGCGTCTGAATACTTCACCGAACCTGACATTGAAATCACCACAGAAAACACTGCAAACATTCTGA AAATGGTACGCACGGCCACCCCTTTCCCGATGGTGTCTCTGCTCTTCGTCTTCACCGCCTTCGTCATCAGTAACATCGGACACATCCGGCCGCAGCGCACCATCCTGGCTTTTGTCTCCGGCATCTTTTTCATCCTCTCAG GCCTGAGTCTGGTGGTGGGTCTGGTCCTGTACATCTCCAGCATAAACGACGAGGTGATGAATCGCCCGCGGGAGCCAGAGCAGTTCTTTAACTACCACTACGGCTGGTCCTTCGCCTTCGCCGCCTCGTCCTTCCTGCTCAAAGAG GGGGCCGGGGTCCTGTCCGTCTACCTCTTCATGAAGCGCTacgcagaggaggagatgtACCGCCCCCACCCGGCCCTCTACCGCCCCCGCATGTCCGAGAGCAGCGACTACAGCGGCCAGTACCTGCACCCGGAGACCACCTGGCCGCCTCCCCACCCCAAGAGAGGCAGGAGCACGTCGGAAGCCTCCAGCGACATCTCCATCCAGCTCAACCAGACCCCTCCGTCCGCAGCTAAAGCCAACCTGCAGcagagaggggggcagggggCCGCAGCCACAGGGAGCCCGCCCTCTGCGTCGTCTTCGGCCGGGAGTTATAACATCCCCACGCAGTCTGGAGGATACCCGGGCACGCACACGCTACCCAGGGGGTCCCACGCCCAAGGCCAGGCTCTGCCCATGGCCGTGCCCCCGTCTCCGGTACCGCCCCCGCACTACCACGCACACCACATCCACATGGGGGCTTCACCTTGCTAA